One window from the genome of Pseudomonas sp. L5B5 encodes:
- a CDS encoding SlyX family protein — translation MSLEARVTDLESRLAFQDDTIQALNDELVAQQKLVERLQLQMMAMFKRQEEMVGQFSSFEEEAPPPHY, via the coding sequence ATGAGTCTGGAAGCACGGGTAACCGATCTGGAAAGTCGCCTGGCATTTCAGGATGACACCATCCAGGCCCTCAATGATGAGCTGGTGGCGCAGCAGAAACTGGTGGAGCGCCTGCAATTGCAGATGATGGCCATGTTCAAGCGCCAGGAGGAGATGGTCGGGCAGTTCAGTTCCTTCGAAGAGGAAGCGCCGCCTCCCCACTATTGA
- a CDS encoding cold-shock protein: protein MLKIVHLLTGIAALLLSLIPSLRSDAVPYLQQPDALYLALFGLLNLIMAPVAPHWNKGPRQHLQNLSSALLVLVVVLQTLTLLAPMPVIGGQPAVLVSLLTALIAVLLHLAVSFYKSSPAAAASPAYDMSNRDTGTVKWFNTSKGFGFISRDSGDDIFVHFRAIRGEGHRVLVEGQRVEFSVMNRDKGLQAEDVIAALPRR from the coding sequence TGATTCCCAGTCTGAGATCTGACGCAGTTCCCTACCTGCAACAACCCGATGCTCTTTACCTGGCCCTTTTCGGCCTGCTCAACCTGATCATGGCTCCAGTTGCTCCTCACTGGAACAAAGGCCCGCGCCAGCACCTGCAGAACCTGTCCAGCGCCCTGCTGGTCCTGGTGGTAGTACTGCAAACCCTCACTCTGCTGGCTCCCATGCCGGTGATCGGTGGGCAGCCAGCGGTACTGGTCAGCCTGCTGACCGCCTTGATTGCGGTACTGCTGCACCTGGCCGTGAGCTTCTACAAATCGTCACCTGCCGCTGCTGCTTCGCCTGCCTACGACATGAGTAATCGTGATACCGGCACCGTGAAGTGGTTCAACACGTCCAAGGGCTTCGGTTTTATCTCCCGGGATTCCGGCGATGATATTTTCGTGCACTTTCGCGCCATTCGCGGAGAAGGCCACCGTGTCCTGGTCGAAGGCCAGCGTGTGGAGTTCTCGGTGATGAACCGCGACAAGGGCCTGCAAGCCGAGGACGTGATCGCTGCGCTGCCGCGCCGCTGA